The Bombyx mori chromosome 8, ASM3026992v2 genomic sequence GCTcgtggaatatttttttttactgattaaTCATGATTGTTTCGTTTCATATGATTAAATTCCTTTGGACACCATAATTTTGTTGTAGTTATTTCCTGtcctaaaattttatattacttgAGACGAGCTGAATAGTGTGTGTGAATATGTGAAATATGTGTATGAAATTCACATATTTTGACCGCCATTTATGATAAGTTCAGcgttaaacaaataatatgaataattcATAATGTTTTAGAAGAAAAACTCAAAAGATTTTATTGAATAGATACAAACCAGAAATGGCTGTCTAGAAGGGAAATTTATGCATAGAAAAAATCAACGATCATTTAAAATCTGAAGAAATTGCCTTTCATACAGATATCTGCCACAAAGTCGTTATTTTCATTCAAGCAAAGATTTAATTCGTTTTATCTTGGTTTCAGAGAAAAATCTCTCTCACGGACAATTAACTACAGTTATAAGATTGTTTGAATTACATTATGAAAAATAAGGTATATGATTTGTTTTGAATTCTTTTAAGGTCGTGGTTATTAGTATTAACAGTAAGCAAGCAATACTTCGTTTTCAAGGTCAATGAAATATTTAGTGTGGCAAATTTTTTCcggaaaaacaaataaaagtaggTCTATATGCATTACTTAGATATCGCATAATCTGTGCATTTAGTTTTACTAGCGGTCTCCCGGTGGTCATAATTCGaccttatttattaatttaaattataaatttgaacttcAATATAGTTCTATCGTCaatttcaatttgaccatagactttaacaataaacaatagaGTATATATGCCTATGTGTGTCAAATGcatggtagtgtgcgtaattttatatttattgatttcatgtatttttatgcataattaaaaaaagttgtattctgcactcttcctctatattctctataagtgggggaaatttcatactcctcagtccacgcaattttcgtaaaaaggggtataaagcatttgcttcacgtattaatatatagcaTATAAGCAATAGTAAACCAATTTAATAAAATGCATCTCTATAGAAAAGGTTTATTTGAAGtaaaacacaaatatatttatgtacggAATAATTTTTATTCACTTAATACACTACGGAGAGAATATTTTCTCTCGAAAAAGTGCTTGACTACATCATTTACTCTTTTCACGTATCCCGTCATATACGGACAATCTTTACCACAGTTCAGTTCTCTTGGTGGATGATCAGTAGCTTCGGTCAGTTGTAAGGCTTTTTCCGTCGGAGATGTTATTATCAACATTGATATTAATGCTTCTATCAACCCAAAAACAGAATACCTTTGTAAATGTTCCGTGAAAATAGATTTAGGATAAACATCATTAATGTCCAGATTGCATTGGCGAAGCACAGCTGTTAAAGTGCCGTAATATATATCTAAAACTCGATCATAATGTTTGAAGAGTATTTCTCCGCTAGTTGACATATAAAGGAAGTACGATAAGTCAGTAGCTGGCGACGCATATCTGCCCAATTGATAATCTACTAAAATCACTTCTATCGGTCTCCGTCCCTAAAATAGGACACAATTTTAAGTTTAATAGGATACAAATTTAGCACAGTTttgttaatgaaatacgtacttactgTATATTTGAAAATTGCATTGTTTGTCCAACAGTCTCCGTGGCAAAATGCGCCATAATTTTCAACAGGTAACGTACATTcgtgtaaaatagaaaaaatatcgGAACTTAATGCTTTCAACTCTTCCTTTGCAACTAAATCAGATACAACATTAACCGAAGTATCATAGTAGAATTTCATGTGATTAGGGACGCGGCTTACGTCAGAATACTGTACGTCTTTGCTACACAAGTTCCTTATCTTCAGAAATTCTGTTGGATCTGTTCTGGCCCAGACGAAAGATAATGCGTGCATTTTCGCTAAGTTTTTCACAACCAAGGAGACGTGATCTAAATCTATTTCAGAAAATCTATTATGAAATTTATAACGTTGCCCATCTAAATCTCGTACGACTATAGATTCTTTATCATATTCAGCGCTGGCGTAAATACAATTCAGTATTTTAAGTTTCAATCCTTCTATGACATTAAAATTTCGTTGAATCTCCAAATATTTAGGTCCGatatattgataaaatatatattcacgTTTATACGATTCCCTGAAGTGATCACGATAGTCGTTAATTGGACGCCATTTTACTATCAGTTTTTGTTTAACTTTTTGTCCATCGACGTAGCCACTTAACTCCACTTTGTTTGTACCACTAGAAAAACTGTCTATTTCATCCGATCCGTAATTTACGACATAATCAATCTCTTTTAAGTTTAATAAATCTGCTAATTTATAAATCACTTCGATGAAGTCTTGATGTAACTTTGATTTTTTTCGTGTTGGCATATTTCGTGTCTAAACACTACTTCGTGTGAacgaaaactaataaaatattatatctctTTCAAATCTCTATACGCTACGATTGCTGTGATGATTGACTTTATCTTTTGTGGCGCGCACCATTCATCGTAAATGTCTTGATAAGAGTGGCAACCGCTACACAAAACAATTCAGATTTCGATTTCAACTCTCAAGGTACCTAGTGAGATTCGTATTACGGTGTCTATCTCTccggtatttatttaatatcaggtgggtcCTGTCTAACAAAGTCCAACAAAAACTATTATAGGTACTGTTTAAATTTACTACTACAATTAAACTTTACGTCCATATCGAATCTTCATGATTGAAACTTTTCAGATTGTCATtggtttttatgtattttaggtACCTATGCGACCATTTTAGgataaattttagaaatgccTAGTGTGTGTTTATGTGACTTTTGGCAACGATACAAACTGTTACACGCTAATGGTACTACATATCACAGAAGAGTCGttgtaataacaataacaactGGAAGAAGTTTCATGATGATCCGATGAAGGGCTTAGGAATGGATCAatctacaataaataataatttttgttcaaatacatgagatttatttaacaaaatagtcTAGATCTAAAGACTCAAAGAAAAGGTAAAACAACTGCAAAACAAGCAAATCGGACCTTTAACCTCAGATGTTGagatataattttacaaatcaAATATGCGCCTAGCAGAAAACTAAATTCTATAAGCCTGAAAACGGTTACGCAAGCTCACGTAAACTCATAGCATTATCAGTGCGGAACAAGCAATGTCTGCGCGTAGTGGTATGAGATAACTAGTCCGAACGGACAATACCTTTTGTCATGTCACTCAATGGTATCCCAACGTCCTGTAGACGTATGTGAGCGTCGCGCAACTGGTTTTATGCATTCAATAATGCTTTGTTCGCTTTTGTCAGGCTCCTGGCGACTATTGTGTCTTGGGTATGCAACGTTCCCAACGCACTTTTACGGCTTTAACATCCTGATTGAATTGACAATGATTTTGAAGTGTCACTAAAATCCAATTCACTTCCTCATGTCACAGTATTCACGAAGATCTCATTCTCTGCTAAGGGTGTcacgttttcaataaaaaaaaatcagtatatTTGAGCTTATTTTGCATTTAGGCCAAATTATGTCGTCCAGTTATTATCGTCTTTAAGTAGATGCCGCAAGATTTCCGCCTAGTCATGCGTTATATTGAATCACAGTTCTCTCTTCTCagacacataaaaaaataagattatatATGTATCTGTTTTTAAGGATTAATTTCGCTTTTATTGTtgttatagttttaatattaacttCTATCTAATACGAAAAAAGTATGTATGTTGTTGATAGTGACAGGGTCATTGAAATTaacgattttattaaatcataaaactaaagagtaaaattaaaaattttacgtACGTTTCGGGGAATAAAGTTCGTAGGGAAACAAGTCTAGACGAACAGGAAATCAGTTTTCCGTAGACTAGACTGTGGCGGTATATTGTAGCTTCGTAACTCTCTTTTACTATTagtaatagcatatagtatagaGTAATCGGTTGAGAACAAATAACACTCCGTCATTTGACCCCAAATCcggttctatttttatttatttatttattactagctgacccggcagacttcgtagtacctcaatcgataaaatataaaagacctaaactttatttaattccgggaattttcatatttatcagccttttaaaccttcgctggacttcgacaaataattcaagaccaaaattagccattcggtccagccgttctcgagttttagcgagactaacgaacagcaattcatttttatatatatagatttattatcAATA encodes the following:
- the LOC101746639 gene encoding uncharacterized protein LOC101746639, translated to MPTRKKSKLHQDFIEVIYKLADLLNLKEIDYVVNYGSDEIDSFSSGTNKVELSGYVDGQKVKQKLIVKWRPINDYRDHFRESYKREYIFYQYIGPKYLEIQRNFNVIEGLKLKILNCIYASAEYDKESIVVRDLDGQRYKFHNRFSEIDLDHVSLVVKNLAKMHALSFVWARTDPTEFLKIRNLCSKDVQYSDVSRVPNHMKFYYDTSVNVVSDLVAKEELKALSSDIFSILHECTLPVENYGAFCHGDCWTNNAIFKYTGRRPIEVILVDYQLGRYASPATDLSYFLYMSTSGEILFKHYDRVLDIYYGTLTAVLRQCNLDINDVYPKSIFTEHLQRYSVFGLIEALISMLIITSPTEKALQLTEATDHPPRELNCGKDCPYMTGYVKRVNDVVKHFFERKYSLRSVLSE